A genome region from Melospiza melodia melodia isolate bMelMel2 chromosome 26, bMelMel2.pri, whole genome shotgun sequence includes the following:
- the SCNN1D gene encoding amiloride-sensitive sodium channel subunit delta: MEPELPEGEGGGEAAEEGLIEFYGSFKEMFEFFCKNTTIHGTIRLVCSGRNRMKTAFWTLLLLASLGMLYWQFALMFSQFWAYPVVLTMSMDSEPKMFPAVTICNLDPSRFELVSEQLEQLERMAEESLTFLYGPKASARLSQLRDRNRDRDKDGAIRVQAWANLSSAGFRLSHNFSLVRMWDPRAGEKHSRVGFRLCNSTGGNCFYTSHPSGMDALLEWFRFHYMNVMAQLPPGLPQHQQHFQDLVYSCQYDGEPCRPSDHVHFHHPVFGSCYTFNSKGTDPFWAATKPGIPYGLSLILRAEQKEHLPLLSTVAGVKVMIHSHNQTPFLEHEGFHIRPGIATTIGIRQDQVNRLGGNYGRCTTDGADVAVELLYNNSYTLQACLHSCFQRAMVQRCGCGYFYYPLPAGARYCDYSRQPAWGHCFYQLYSRLRNHRLDCFQHCPKPCRESLYKVSAGTAKWPSAKSQDWVRQALRHQNGYNSSSSRRDIAKVTIFYRQLSSQAVHEAPLLSENLLLSSMGSQWSLWFGSSVLSVVEMLELLLDTLVLSLLFCLQRLRPRRGPGGSGANPSASLALGSAGELREQPGNGQGGARGAGLGQQLELAQLRGAGGCNSQTLGETWQGQPGSVPGSALSIGSAWNSQILGEG, encoded by the exons ATGGAACCAGAGCTtccagaaggagaaggaggaggagaagcagcTGAGGAAGGGCTGATCGAGTTCTACGGCTCCTTCAAGGAGATGTTTGAGTTCTTCTGCAAGAACACCACGATCCACGGCACCATCCGCCTGGTGTGCTCGGGCAGGAACCGCATGAAGACGGCGTTCTggacgctgctgctgctggccagcctGGGCATGCTCTACTGGCAGTTCGCCCTCATGTTCAGCCAGTTCTGGGCCTACCCCGTGGTGCTCACCATGTCCATGGACTCCGAGCCCAAAATGTTCCCGGCCGTCACCATCTGCAACCTGGATCCCTCCAG GTTTGAGCTGGTCAgcgagcagctggagcagctggagcgcatGGCCGAGGAGTCGCTGACCTTCCTGTACGGCCCCAAGGCCTCGGCCAGGCTGtcccagctgagggacaggaacagggacagggacaaggacggGGCCATCCGGGTCCAGGCCTGGGCCAACCTCAGCAGCGCCGGCTTCAGGCTCAGCCACAACTTCTCCCTGGTCAGGATGTGGGACCCCAGGGCAGGCGAAAAACATTCCAGAGTGGGATTCCGGCTG TGCAACTCCACAGGTGGGAATTGCTTCTACACCTCTCACCCGTCGGGCATGGACGCGCTGCTCGAGTGGTTCCGCTTCCACTACATGAACGTGATGGCCCAGCTGCCCCcggggctgccccagcaccagcagcacttccAGGACCTGGTCTACTCCTGCCAGTACGATGGGGAGCCCTGCAGGCCCAG TGATCATGTTCACTTCCACCACCCAGTTTTTGGGAGCTGCTACACTTTTAACagcaaggggacagatcccttcTGGGCAGCCACAAAACCAGGAATTCCTTATG ggctgtccctgatcCTGCGGGCCGAGCAGAAGGAGCACCTCCCGCTGCTGTCCACGGTGGCCGGGGTGAAGGTGATGATCCACAGCCACAACCAGACCCCGTTCCTGGAGCACGAGGGCTTCCACATCCGCCCAGGCATTGCCACCACCATCGGCATCCGCCAG GATCAGGTGAATCGCCTGGGGGGCAACTACGGCAGGTGCACCACAGACGGGGCCGACGTGGCCGTGGAGCTGCTCTACAACAACTCCTACACCCTGCAG GCGTGCCTGCACTCGTGTTTCCAGCGGGCCATGGTGCAGCGCTGTGGCTGTGGATATTTCTATTACCCACTGCCCGCCGGGGCTCGCTACTGCGACTACAGCCGCCAGCCTGCCTGGG GGCACTGTTTTTACCAGCTCTACTCCCGGCTCCGGAATCACCGCCTGGATTGTTTCCAGCActgccccaaaccctgcag GGAATCCCTGTACAAGGTCTCAGCTGGCACAGCCAAGTGGCCCTCGGCAAAATCCCAG GACTGGGTGCGCCAGGCTCTGCGGCACCAGAACGGCTAcaactccagcagcagcag gagggacATTGCCAAGGTCACCATCTTCTACCgccagctcagctcccaggcTGTGCACGAGGCCCCACTGCTCTCA GAGAACCTGCTGCTGTCCAGCATGGGCAGCCAGTGGAGCCTGTGGTTCGGCTCCTCGGTGCTCTCGGTGGTGGagatgctggagctgctcctggacacgctggtgctgtccctgctcttctGCCTGCAGAGGCTCCGGCCCAGGAGGGGCCCCGGGGGCTCCGGCGCCAACCCGAgcgccagcctggccctggggagCGCCGGGGAACTGCGGGAGCAGCCGGGGAACGGCCAGGGGGGAGCCCGGGGCGCAGGactggggcagcagctggagctggcacagctgcgaGGAGCCGGGGGCTGCAACTCCCAAACTCTGGGGGAAACgtggcagggacagcctggatcCGTCCCTGGGAGCGCTCTGAGCATTGGCAGTGCTTGGAATTCCCAGATTCTGGGGGAAGGGTGA
- the UBE2J2 gene encoding ubiquitin-conjugating enzyme E2 J2, with protein MSSSSNKRAPTTATQRLKQDYLRIKKDPVPYICAEPLPSNILEWHYVVRGPELTPYEGGYYHGKLIFPREFPFKPPSIYMITPNGRFKCNTRLCLSITDFHPDTWNPAWSVSTILTGLLSFMVEKGPTLGSIETSEFTKRQLAAQSLAFNLKDKVFCELFPEVVEEMKQKQKAQDELSSRPPSLPLPDVVPDGDAHLGHNGHPLLQGQRAALAPGHAGGLQQPPRNHGLLGGALANLFVIVGFAAFAYTVKYVLRSIAQE; from the exons atgagcagcagcagcaataagAGGGCCCCCACCACAGCCACGCAGAGGCTGAAGCAGGATTACCTGAGGATCAAAAAGGATCCAGTGCCTTACATCTGTGCTGAGCCCCTGCCCTCCAACATCCTGGAATG gcactaCGTGGTGCGAGGGCCTGAGCTGACCCCGTATGAAG GTGGATATTACCACGGAAAATTAATATTCCCTCGAGAATTCCCTTTCAAACCCCCCAGTATTTATATGATCACCCCCAATGGAAGGTTCAAGTGCAACACAAG GCTCTGTCTGTCCATCACGGATTTCCACCCGGACACCTGGAACCCGGCCTGGTCCGTGTCCACCATCCTGACGGGGCTGCTCAGCTTCATGGTGGAGAAGGGGCCCACCCTGGGCAGCATCGAGACCTCCGAGTTCACC AAAAGGCAGCTGGCTGCGCAGAGCTTAGCATTTAATTTAAAAGATAAAGTCTTCTGTGAGCTCTTCCCTGAAGTGGTGGAG GAGATGAAGCAGAAGCAGAAAGCCCAGGACGAGCTGAGCTCCAGGCCTCCGTCGCTGCCGCTGCCCGACGTGGTGCCGGACGGGGACGCGCACTTGGGGCACAACGGGCACCCCCTGCTGCAGGGGCAGCGCGCGGCCCTGGCGCCCGGGCACGCcggggggctgcagcagccccccaGGAACCACGGACTCTTGGGGGGAGCCCTGGCGAACTTGTTTGTCATCGTGGGCTTCGCCGCCTTCGCCTACACAGTCAAGTACGTGCTGAGGAGCATAGCCCAGGAGTGA
- the C1QTNF12 gene encoding adipolin isoform X1: MRGWWLLLALLCHQLCPRMVTAARRDRDRRGRKEHPEPLNTSLANSEEQPKLLEAADARLTDPRRTWISFVHRPDDGSNSKRRCKGKDKKLRGLVGPPGPPGPQGPPGAPGAEVTREVLLQEFKEILKEAMEHRASLAISAQPSQLPPLLLSLEEVPSQRRVEEAFHCKLKGQVLVDKKTLVELQNFQSPVAKGAFLRGSGLNLATGRFTAPVGGIYQFSANIHIDHSELKSKVQLRARDSVRVLICIESLCHRHTSLEVIAGLESNSKIFTVYVHGLLQLQAGQYTSIFVDNGAGAAVTVQPGSDFMGMLLGA, translated from the exons ATGCGGggctggtggctgctgctggcgctgctgtgCCACCAGCTGTGTCCCCGCATGGTgacagcagccaggagggacagggacaggaggggcaggaaggagcacccagagcccctgaaCACCTCCCTGGCCAACAGCGAGGAGCAGCCCAAG CTGCTGGAGGCTGCTGATGCACGGCTCACAGACCCCCGCAGGACCTGGATCTCCTTCGTGCACCGCCCAGATGACGGCAGCAACTCCAAGAGGAGATGCAAAGGCAAAGACAAGAAATTG CGAGGCCTGGTGGGGCCTCCGGGCCCTCCTGGGCCTCAGGGacctccaggagctcctggggcTGAAGTCACCAGGGAAGTTCTTCTGCAGGAGTTCAAGGAGATCTTGAAag aAGCCATGGAGCACAGGGCCTCCCTGGCcatctcagcccagcccagccagctgcccccgctgctgctgtccctggaggAGGTTCCCTCGCAGCGGCGCGTGGAGGAGGCGTTCCACTGCAAGCTCAAGGGCCAGGTGCTGGTGGACAAGAAGACCTTGGTGGAACTCCAGAACTTCCAGTCG CCCGTGGCCAAGGGCGCATTCCTGCGGGGCTCGGGGCTGAACCTGGCCACTGGGCGCTTCACTGCCCCCGTGGGTGGCATCTACCAGTTCTCAGCCAACATCCACATCG ACCACAGCGAGCTGAAGAGCAAAGTGCAGCTGCGGGCGCGGGACAGCGTGCGGGTGCTGATCTGCATCGAGTCCCTGTGCCACAGACACAC GTCCTTAGAAGTCATTGCTGGCCTGGAAAGCAACAGCAAAATCTTCACTGTTTATGTCCATGgcttgctgcagctgcag GCTGGCCAGTACACCTCCATCTTCGTGGACAACGGCGCCGGCGCCGCCGTCACGGTCCAGCCCGGATCTGATTTCATGGGAATGCTGCTGGGAGCCTAG
- the C1QTNF12 gene encoding adipolin isoform X2: MRGWWLLLALLCHQLCPRMVTAARRDRDRRGRKEHPEPLNTSLANSEEQPKLLEAADARLTDPRRTWISFVHRPDDGSNSKRRCKGKDKKLRGLVGPPGPPGPQGPPGAPGAEVTREVLLQEFKEILKAMEHRASLAISAQPSQLPPLLLSLEEVPSQRRVEEAFHCKLKGQVLVDKKTLVELQNFQSPVAKGAFLRGSGLNLATGRFTAPVGGIYQFSANIHIDHSELKSKVQLRARDSVRVLICIESLCHRHTSLEVIAGLESNSKIFTVYVHGLLQLQAGQYTSIFVDNGAGAAVTVQPGSDFMGMLLGA; this comes from the exons ATGCGGggctggtggctgctgctggcgctgctgtgCCACCAGCTGTGTCCCCGCATGGTgacagcagccaggagggacagggacaggaggggcaggaaggagcacccagagcccctgaaCACCTCCCTGGCCAACAGCGAGGAGCAGCCCAAG CTGCTGGAGGCTGCTGATGCACGGCTCACAGACCCCCGCAGGACCTGGATCTCCTTCGTGCACCGCCCAGATGACGGCAGCAACTCCAAGAGGAGATGCAAAGGCAAAGACAAGAAATTG CGAGGCCTGGTGGGGCCTCCGGGCCCTCCTGGGCCTCAGGGacctccaggagctcctggggcTGAAGTCACCAGGGAAGTTCTTCTGCAGGAGTTCAAGGAGATCTTGAAag CCATGGAGCACAGGGCCTCCCTGGCcatctcagcccagcccagccagctgcccccgctgctgctgtccctggaggAGGTTCCCTCGCAGCGGCGCGTGGAGGAGGCGTTCCACTGCAAGCTCAAGGGCCAGGTGCTGGTGGACAAGAAGACCTTGGTGGAACTCCAGAACTTCCAGTCG CCCGTGGCCAAGGGCGCATTCCTGCGGGGCTCGGGGCTGAACCTGGCCACTGGGCGCTTCACTGCCCCCGTGGGTGGCATCTACCAGTTCTCAGCCAACATCCACATCG ACCACAGCGAGCTGAAGAGCAAAGTGCAGCTGCGGGCGCGGGACAGCGTGCGGGTGCTGATCTGCATCGAGTCCCTGTGCCACAGACACAC GTCCTTAGAAGTCATTGCTGGCCTGGAAAGCAACAGCAAAATCTTCACTGTTTATGTCCATGgcttgctgcagctgcag GCTGGCCAGTACACCTCCATCTTCGTGGACAACGGCGCCGGCGCCGCCGTCACGGTCCAGCCCGGATCTGATTTCATGGGAATGCTGCTGGGAGCCTAG